The proteins below are encoded in one region of Rhizobium sp. 9140:
- a CDS encoding protein-disulfide reductase DsbD domain-containing protein, with translation MHDIPSRRILPIFSDPAKTAMALLMIERLTPQSLTFSARVATLATVFFFACAAAGNTAFAARSAWVETVGGGIRLVTGAPQADGSLPAMLEIRLEPGWRTYWTDPGSSGIPPEVTVTAKGPGAGNLVYSGLRLPVPKRFAEGDLDYTGYDRPVSFPLLLRSDASKDLTLEASVFLGICKSICIPVQAELDLELPVGAPDNALDTARVRAAFAALPVAPTADFNVTKATFDAETHEITLALKLPADATLSDIFLAAPTGYVFHPAGSRHPAGSPIAADGLTHVRIVAKLPPKAVGVPADGAIRATIGVRIGTEARAIETPLVFKP, from the coding sequence TTGCACGACATTCCGAGCCGCCGCATCCTGCCGATCTTCTCCGACCCTGCCAAAACCGCTATGGCTTTGCTCATGATCGAACGCCTCACACCGCAGAGTTTGACGTTTTCGGCACGCGTGGCAACCCTGGCCACCGTGTTTTTTTTCGCGTGTGCGGCAGCAGGCAACACGGCCTTTGCCGCCCGCAGCGCCTGGGTGGAGACCGTCGGCGGCGGGATCCGACTGGTCACCGGCGCGCCTCAGGCCGATGGAAGCTTGCCGGCCATGCTGGAAATCCGGCTGGAGCCGGGCTGGCGGACCTACTGGACGGACCCGGGCTCAAGCGGCATTCCGCCGGAGGTGACGGTCACGGCGAAGGGACCGGGCGCCGGGAACCTCGTCTATTCCGGCCTGAGGCTGCCGGTGCCCAAGCGGTTTGCGGAGGGCGATCTCGACTATACCGGCTACGACCGGCCCGTATCCTTCCCGCTCCTGCTCCGGAGCGATGCCAGCAAGGATCTGACGCTGGAAGCCTCCGTCTTCCTCGGCATCTGCAAGAGCATCTGCATCCCCGTGCAGGCGGAACTCGACCTTGAGCTTCCGGTCGGCGCACCCGACAATGCGCTGGATACCGCGCGCGTGCGGGCCGCCTTCGCCGCTTTGCCCGTTGCTCCGACAGCGGATTTCAACGTGACGAAGGCCACCTTCGACGCGGAGACGCATGAGATCACGCTCGCGCTGAAACTGCCGGCCGATGCGACCCTGTCGGATATCTTCCTTGCGGCACCCACAGGCTATGTCTTTCATCCCGCAGGCAGCCGGCACCCCGCAGGCAGCCCGATTGCGGCGGATGGCCTGACGCACGTGCGCATCGTTGCGAAACTCCCGCCGAAAGCCGTCGGCGTGCCGGCCGACGGCGCGATCCGCGCGACGATCGGGGTGAGGATCGGAACGGAGGCCCGAGCTATCGAAACGCCGCTTGTCTTCAAGCCCTGA
- a CDS encoding homoserine kinase: MAVYTDISEDDLKTFLAAYDVGDLTSYKGIAEGVENSNFLLHTTTGAFILTLYEKRVDPGDLPFFLGLMQHLADRGLNCPLPLARKDGALLGTLSGRPAAMITFLEGMWLRKPEAAHCREVGRALADMHVAGEGFALSRENALSVSGWRPLWEKAKDRADEVQPGLGEEIAAELDHLEAEWPTDLPSGVIHADLFPDNVFFLGENLSGLIDFYFACNDLLAYDVSICLNAWCFEKDGAFNMTKGMALLSGYQSVRPLTAGEIAALPLLARGSALRFFLTRLYDWLTTPAGALVVKKDPLEYLRKLQFHRSVNTALEYGLTISEPDA; the protein is encoded by the coding sequence ATGGCCGTCTATACCGATATCTCCGAGGACGACCTCAAGACGTTCCTGGCAGCCTATGACGTGGGCGATCTCACCTCCTACAAGGGCATCGCCGAAGGTGTGGAGAACAGCAACTTCCTGCTCCACACCACCACGGGCGCCTTCATCCTCACGCTCTATGAAAAGCGCGTCGATCCCGGCGACCTCCCGTTCTTCCTCGGCCTGATGCAGCATCTGGCCGATCGCGGCCTCAACTGCCCGCTGCCGCTCGCCCGCAAGGATGGCGCGCTGCTCGGCACGCTGTCCGGTCGCCCCGCCGCGATGATCACCTTTCTTGAAGGCATGTGGCTACGCAAGCCGGAAGCCGCACATTGCCGTGAGGTCGGCCGGGCGCTGGCCGACATGCATGTCGCGGGCGAGGGGTTTGCTCTGTCGCGAGAAAACGCCCTGTCCGTCTCCGGCTGGCGTCCCCTGTGGGAAAAAGCAAAGGACCGCGCCGACGAGGTACAGCCGGGGCTTGGCGAGGAGATCGCTGCCGAACTCGACCATCTCGAAGCCGAATGGCCGACCGATCTCCCCTCCGGCGTCATCCATGCGGATCTCTTCCCCGATAACGTCTTCTTTCTCGGCGAGAACCTCTCCGGCCTGATCGATTTCTACTTCGCATGCAACGATCTGCTCGCCTACGACGTCTCGATCTGCCTCAACGCCTGGTGCTTCGAGAAGGACGGCGCCTTCAATATGACGAAGGGCATGGCGCTGCTGTCCGGCTACCAGTCGGTGCGCCCGCTGACAGCGGGCGAAATCGCCGCGCTGCCGCTTCTCGCCCGTGGCTCGGCGCTGCGCTTCTTCCTCACGAGGCTCTACGACTGGCTGACGACGCCGGCCGGCGCGCTGGTGGTGAAGAAGGACCCGCTCGAATATCTCCGCAAGCTGCAGTTCCACCGCTCGGTGAACACGGCGCTCGAATATGGCCTGACGATTTCGGAACCCGACGCATGA
- a CDS encoding peroxiredoxin has protein sequence MTISIGDKIPSATFKEKTVDGPVEVTTDALFSGKRVVIFGVPGAFTPTCSLNHLPGYLENRDAILARGIDDIAVVAVNDIHVMGAWATASGGMDKIHFLSDWDASFTKALGLDIDLSAGTLGVRSKRYSMLVDDGVVKTLNIEESPGQATVSSAATMLEQI, from the coding sequence TTGACCATTTCGATCGGCGACAAGATTCCATCCGCGACCTTCAAGGAAAAGACCGTGGACGGCCCTGTGGAAGTGACCACGGACGCTCTTTTTTCCGGCAAGCGCGTCGTGATCTTCGGCGTCCCCGGCGCCTTCACGCCCACCTGCTCGCTCAACCACCTGCCCGGCTACCTTGAAAACCGCGACGCCATTCTCGCGCGCGGCATCGACGACATCGCCGTGGTCGCCGTCAACGACATCCACGTCATGGGCGCCTGGGCCACGGCCTCGGGCGGCATGGACAAGATCCACTTCCTCTCCGATTGGGACGCGAGCTTCACCAAGGCGCTCGGACTGGATATCGACCTCTCGGCCGGCACGCTCGGCGTGCGCTCCAAGCGTTACTCTATGCTGGTGGACGACGGCGTGGTGAAGACGCTGAATATCGAGGAAAGCCCGGGACAGGCGACGGTGTCGTCGGCAGCGACGATGCTGGAGCAGATCTGA
- a CDS encoding EAL domain-containing protein: MLALVLAMMWLGAGLAHAIEPVKISREDTALDLTATTEIYTGRGEAFQVSTAPGTDGIVRRIEVRSSADNHQGDWAVFALANVSEEQLERVIVAPHFRLVNSKIFWPDLGSQRILSITPSEGFALDRQPSEEADVFRITLNPGSVITFVAELATPDLPQMYLWEPDAYKDTVNAFTLYRGIVLGIAGLLAVFLTILFVVKGTSMLPATAALAWAVLAYICVDFGFLSKLIAITAGDERIWRAGTEVFLAAGLVIFLFTYLNLNRWHQHLSYATLAWILGLGLLFGVAIYDPAIAAGIARISFALTGTVGIILIAYLGLNRYDRAILLVPAWLLTLVWLFGAWLTVTGRLSNDIVQPALGGGLVLIVLLIGFTVMQHAFAGGAYSQGLFSDLERQSLALTGSGDTVWDWDVARDRVVTIPDVSQQLGLTPGAMHGPARNWLPRLHPDDRDRFRATLDILLEHRRGRLNHDFRIRAEDGHYHWLSIRARPVLGSNGEIIRCVGTLVDITEQRNSLDRLLHDALHDNLTGLPNRQIFLDRLQSILALAPGANGVRPTVIAIDIDRYKQNVNDVLGIAAGDNILIALTRRLRRLLKPQDTLARLSGDQFGLILISERDPAKVADFAEAVSRAIMVPISFGNREISLTASVGLVSWVDQSQSAAGLLDDAELAMFRAKKAGGNRVEPYRPAFRTSGTDRLQLETDLRRAIERNELSLVYQPIVRLNDAEIAGFEALMRWDHPKRGSIPPSEFIPIAESSEVINQLGLFAFERATSDLGEWQIQTGQLPIFVSVNLSSGQLLNNDLHDDIRAILHKNRCNPSQVMVELTESLMMENPEQARLVLQKLRDSGLKLALDDFGTGHSSLAYLTRFPFDTIKMDKALVKDESDKRTILLRSVINMARELEMQVVAEGIESEEDAMQLGQMGCHYGQSFLFGPPISSDLIQRLLKERFPLMKRA; this comes from the coding sequence ATGCTGGCACTGGTTCTTGCGATGATGTGGCTCGGCGCGGGTCTTGCCCATGCCATCGAGCCCGTGAAGATCTCGCGCGAGGATACCGCGCTCGACCTGACCGCGACGACCGAGATCTATACCGGCCGGGGCGAGGCCTTTCAGGTTTCCACCGCGCCCGGCACCGACGGCATCGTGCGGCGCATCGAGGTGCGCTCCAGTGCCGACAATCATCAGGGCGATTGGGCCGTCTTCGCGCTTGCCAACGTGTCGGAAGAGCAGCTGGAGCGCGTGATCGTCGCGCCGCATTTCCGGCTGGTCAATTCCAAGATCTTCTGGCCCGACCTCGGCTCGCAGCGCATCCTCTCCATTACGCCGTCCGAAGGCTTCGCGCTCGACCGGCAGCCGAGCGAAGAAGCGGACGTCTTCCGCATTACGCTCAATCCGGGCTCGGTCATCACCTTCGTCGCCGAGCTTGCGACGCCCGACCTGCCGCAGATGTACCTCTGGGAGCCGGACGCCTACAAGGACACGGTCAACGCCTTCACGCTCTATCGCGGCATCGTGCTCGGCATTGCCGGCCTGCTGGCGGTGTTCCTGACCATCCTTTTCGTCGTCAAGGGCACCTCCATGCTGCCGGCGACGGCCGCGCTCGCCTGGGCGGTGCTCGCCTATATCTGCGTCGATTTCGGCTTCCTGTCCAAGCTGATCGCCATCACCGCGGGAGACGAGCGAATATGGCGGGCGGGAACGGAGGTGTTTCTCGCCGCCGGCCTCGTCATCTTCCTCTTCACCTATCTCAACCTCAATCGCTGGCACCAGCACCTGTCCTATGCGACGCTCGCCTGGATCCTCGGCCTCGGCCTGCTCTTCGGCGTGGCGATCTACGACCCGGCGATTGCGGCCGGCATCGCGCGCATTTCCTTTGCGCTGACGGGAACCGTCGGTATCATTCTCATCGCCTATCTCGGGCTCAACCGCTACGACCGCGCGATCCTGCTCGTTCCCGCCTGGCTGCTGACGCTCGTCTGGCTGTTCGGAGCCTGGCTGACGGTGACGGGGCGGCTTTCCAACGATATCGTCCAGCCAGCGCTTGGCGGCGGGCTCGTGCTGATCGTGCTGCTGATCGGCTTCACGGTCATGCAGCATGCCTTTGCCGGCGGTGCCTACAGCCAGGGCCTGTTCTCCGACCTCGAACGCCAGTCGCTGGCGCTGACCGGCTCGGGCGATACCGTGTGGGACTGGGACGTGGCGCGCGACCGGGTGGTGACCATCCCCGACGTGTCGCAGCAGCTGGGCCTGACGCCGGGCGCGATGCACGGGCCTGCGCGCAACTGGCTGCCGCGGCTGCACCCCGACGATCGCGATCGCTTCCGCGCGACGCTCGACATCCTGCTCGAACACCGTCGCGGCCGGCTCAACCATGATTTCCGCATTCGCGCCGAAGACGGGCATTATCACTGGCTGTCGATCCGCGCGCGGCCGGTGCTGGGCTCGAACGGCGAGATCATCCGCTGCGTCGGCACGCTGGTGGATATCACCGAGCAGCGCAATTCGCTCGACCGGCTGCTGCACGACGCGCTCCACGACAACCTGACCGGCCTGCCGAACCGTCAGATCTTCCTCGACCGGCTGCAATCGATCCTGGCGCTGGCGCCGGGTGCGAACGGCGTGCGCCCGACCGTGATCGCCATCGACATCGACCGCTACAAGCAGAACGTCAACGACGTGCTGGGGATCGCGGCCGGCGACAACATCCTGATCGCTCTGACGCGGCGGCTGCGGCGGCTGTTGAAGCCTCAGGATACGCTGGCGCGGCTCAGCGGCGACCAGTTCGGCCTGATCCTGATCTCGGAGCGCGACCCCGCCAAGGTGGCGGATTTCGCCGAGGCCGTCAGCCGCGCGATCATGGTTCCGATCAGCTTCGGCAATCGCGAGATCAGCCTCACCGCCTCCGTCGGCCTCGTCTCCTGGGTGGACCAGAGCCAGAGCGCGGCCGGCTTGCTGGACGACGCGGAGCTTGCCATGTTCCGCGCCAAGAAGGCCGGCGGCAACCGTGTGGAGCCCTATCGCCCGGCCTTCCGCACCTCCGGCACGGACCGCCTTCAACTCGAAACCGACCTTCGCCGCGCCATCGAGCGCAACGAGCTCAGCCTCGTCTACCAGCCGATCGTGCGGCTGAACGATGCGGAAATCGCCGGCTTCGAAGCGCTGATGCGCTGGGACCACCCAAAGCGCGGCAGCATACCGCCCTCCGAGTTCATTCCCATCGCCGAGAGTTCCGAGGTCATCAACCAGCTCGGCCTTTTTGCCTTCGAGCGGGCGACGAGCGATCTCGGCGAGTGGCAGATCCAAACCGGTCAGCTGCCGATTTTCGTATCTGTCAATCTGTCGAGCGGCCAGTTGCTCAACAACGATCTCCACGACGATATCCGCGCCATCCTCCACAAGAATCGCTGCAACCCGTCGCAGGTGATGGTGGAACTGACCGAGTCGCTGATGATGGAGAACCCGGAACAGGCGCGGCTCGTGCTCCAGAAGCTGCGCGACAGCGGGCTGAAGCTGGCGCTGGACGACTTCGGCACCGGCCACTCCTCGCTCGCCTACCTCACGCGCTTCCCCTTCGACACGATCAAGATGGACAAGGCGCTGGTGAAGGACGAAAGCGACAAACGCACCATCCTGCTCCGCTCGGTCATCAACATGGCCCGCGAACTTGAGATGCAGGTGGTGGCGGAAGGTATCGAGTCCGAGGAGGACGCGATGCAGCTCGGGCAGATGGGCTGCCACTACGGCCAGAGCTTCCTGTTCGGACCGCCGATTTCATCGGATCTGATCCAGCGGTTGTTGAAGGAGCGGTTTCCGTTGATGAAGCGGGCTTGA
- a CDS encoding GNAT family N-acetyltransferase, with the protein MTRSVFRFLSRQPDPVRIESDTHLLRLPRGADYRQWFALRRESRPFLEPWEPTWRAEEMTESAFRARAIRSEQEFHSGQAIPLFVFARDTETLLGGLTIGYIRRGAAQCCMIGYWMGERFAGQGHMSAAVRLSIPYIFSTLQLHRIEAACIPENDRSIRLLEKVGFHREGYLREYLKINGQWRDHLIFSLLSRDIAPNRTASE; encoded by the coding sequence ATGACACGATCGGTGTTTCGGTTTCTGTCACGGCAGCCGGACCCGGTCAGGATCGAGAGCGACACGCATCTTTTGCGTTTGCCGCGCGGCGCCGACTATCGTCAATGGTTCGCGCTGCGCCGGGAAAGCCGGCCCTTTCTCGAGCCGTGGGAGCCGACCTGGCGGGCGGAAGAGATGACGGAAAGCGCCTTTCGCGCGCGCGCCATCCGAAGCGAGCAGGAATTCCACTCCGGCCAGGCCATTCCCCTTTTCGTTTTCGCGCGCGACACTGAGACGCTGCTAGGCGGCCTCACCATCGGCTATATCAGGCGGGGGGCCGCGCAATGCTGCATGATCGGCTACTGGATGGGCGAGCGCTTCGCCGGCCAAGGCCACATGTCGGCGGCGGTCAGGCTCTCCATCCCCTACATCTTTTCGACCCTTCAGTTGCACCGTATCGAGGCAGCCTGTATTCCGGAAAACGACAGGAGCATCAGGCTCCTTGAAAAGGTCGGCTTTCATCGTGAAGGCTATCTGCGTGAGTATCTCAAGATCAATGGGCAGTGGCGCGACCACCTGATCTTCTCCCTTCTTTCGCGTGATATCGCGCCCAACAGGACTGCTAGCGAGTGA
- a CDS encoding CsbD family protein translates to MGSISDKVSGLANEAAGNVKQGVGKMTDNERLQAEGKAQEVKGEVQQASGKAKDTVKGAVDRL, encoded by the coding sequence ATGGGTAGCATTTCCGACAAGGTATCCGGTCTCGCCAACGAAGCAGCAGGCAACGTCAAGCAGGGCGTCGGCAAGATGACCGACAACGAGCGTCTGCAGGCCGAAGGCAAGGCGCAGGAAGTCAAGGGCGAAGTCCAGCAGGCATCCGGCAAAGCCAAGGACACCGTCAAGGGTGCCGTCGATCGCCTGTAA
- the ispH gene encoding 4-hydroxy-3-methylbut-2-enyl diphosphate reductase — protein MEFRSAEKPVSQKSALTIRLCGPRGFCAGVDRAIQIVVLALKEFGAPVYVRHEIVHNRYVVEGLEAKGAIFVEELDEIPPEHRKQPVVFSAHGVPKSVPADADQRNLFYLDATCPLVSKVHKQAMRHNRMGRHVVLIGHAGHPEVIGTMGQLPEGSVSLVETIDDVDTYTPPDPDNLGFVTQTTLSVDDTAGVIKRLHERFPNLTAPAADSICYATTNRQEAVKQAAPGCDLFLIVGAPNSSNSKRLVEVAFRSGASQSILVQRASDIEWDTLGEIRTVGLSAGASAPEVIVNEIIEAFRARYDATVELADTVEETENFLVNRELRHVPLTQADMAFVNGD, from the coding sequence ATGGAATTTCGTTCCGCTGAAAAACCCGTTTCGCAGAAATCGGCGCTCACGATTAGGCTCTGCGGCCCGCGCGGTTTCTGCGCCGGGGTGGATCGCGCGATCCAGATCGTGGTGCTCGCTCTGAAGGAATTCGGTGCCCCTGTCTATGTCCGCCACGAGATCGTGCACAATCGCTACGTCGTGGAAGGACTGGAGGCCAAGGGCGCGATCTTCGTGGAGGAACTCGACGAGATTCCCCCGGAGCATCGCAAGCAGCCGGTCGTCTTCTCGGCCCATGGCGTACCGAAATCCGTGCCGGCCGATGCCGACCAGCGCAATCTCTTCTATCTCGATGCGACCTGCCCGCTGGTGTCCAAGGTCCACAAGCAGGCCATGCGCCACAACCGCATGGGCCGCCACGTCGTGCTCATCGGCCATGCCGGCCACCCCGAAGTCATCGGCACCATGGGCCAGTTGCCGGAAGGCAGCGTGTCGCTGGTCGAAACCATCGATGACGTCGATACCTACACGCCGCCCGATCCCGACAATCTCGGCTTCGTCACCCAGACGACGCTGTCGGTGGACGATACCGCCGGCGTCATCAAGCGCCTGCACGAGCGCTTCCCCAACCTCACGGCGCCCGCTGCCGACAGCATCTGCTACGCCACCACCAACCGGCAGGAAGCCGTGAAGCAGGCGGCCCCCGGCTGCGATCTGTTCCTCATCGTCGGTGCGCCCAATTCCTCCAATTCCAAGCGTCTGGTCGAAGTCGCGTTCCGCTCCGGCGCCAGCCAGTCGATCCTCGTCCAGCGCGCCAGCGATATCGAATGGGACACGCTCGGCGAGATCCGCACCGTCGGCCTGTCGGCCGGGGCCTCGGCACCGGAGGTGATCGTCAACGAGATCATCGAGGCGTTTCGCGCGCGTTATGATGCAACGGTGGAACTGGCGGATACGGTGGAGGAAACCGAAAACTTCCTCGTCAACCGCGAACTGCGCCACGTGCCTCTGACCCAGGCCGACATGGCCTTCGTCAACGGCGACTGA
- the rnhA gene encoding ribonuclease HI, which produces MKHIDIFTDGACSGNPGPGGWGAVLRYGETEKDLCGGEAETTNNRMELLAAITALTSLKEPCEVDLHTDSKYVMDGIMKWIHGWKKNGWKTADRKPVKNGELWQALDAANRTHKVTWHWVKGHAGHPENERADELARKGMEPFKTKRAVKLG; this is translated from the coding sequence ATGAAACACATCGACATCTTCACCGACGGCGCCTGCTCGGGAAATCCGGGTCCCGGCGGCTGGGGCGCCGTGCTGCGCTATGGCGAGACCGAAAAGGACCTCTGCGGCGGCGAGGCCGAAACCACCAACAACCGCATGGAACTGCTCGCCGCCATCACCGCGCTCACCTCTCTGAAGGAGCCATGCGAGGTCGATCTGCACACCGACAGCAAATACGTCATGGACGGCATCATGAAATGGATCCACGGCTGGAAGAAGAACGGCTGGAAGACCGCCGACCGCAAGCCGGTGAAGAACGGCGAACTCTGGCAGGCGCTCGACGCAGCCAACCGCACCCACAAGGTCACCTGGCACTGGGTCAAGGGCCACGCCGGCCACCCGGAAAACGAACGCGCGGACGAGTTGGCGCGCAAGGGCATGGAGCCGTTCAAGACGAAGCGGGCGGTGAAGCTCGGGTGA
- a CDS encoding YqgE/AlgH family protein → MATFQKNRERGMLDGQFLIAMPGMVDSNFARTVIFVCAHSDDGAMGFILNRPQQLTFPDVLLHLEIVDRLQAIRLPERTRAFQIQTGGPVETGRGFVLHSDDYLSESSIPVSDDICLTATLDIVRAIFRGAGPSRAMMMLGYAGWGAGQLEAEIANNGWLTCAANEDLIFDRDLGDKYDRTLAAMGVAPAMLSMTAGHA, encoded by the coding sequence ATGGCGACATTCCAGAAAAACCGTGAACGGGGCATGCTGGACGGGCAGTTCCTGATTGCCATGCCCGGCATGGTCGATAGCAATTTCGCCCGTACGGTCATCTTCGTCTGCGCGCATTCCGACGACGGTGCGATGGGCTTCATTCTGAACCGCCCGCAGCAGCTCACCTTTCCCGACGTTCTTCTCCACCTCGAAATCGTCGATCGCCTTCAGGCGATCCGGCTGCCGGAGCGGACGCGGGCGTTCCAGATCCAGACCGGTGGACCGGTCGAGACCGGCCGCGGCTTCGTGCTCCACTCCGACGATTACCTGAGCGAATCGAGCATCCCTGTCAGCGACGATATCTGCCTGACCGCCACGCTCGACATCGTTCGCGCCATCTTCCGTGGCGCGGGGCCGTCCCGCGCGATGATGATGCTCGGCTATGCCGGCTGGGGTGCCGGCCAGCTGGAGGCCGAGATCGCCAACAATGGCTGGCTGACCTGCGCGGCCAACGAGGACCTGATCTTCGATCGCGACCTCGGCGACAAGTACGACCGGACCCTGGCCGCAATGGGCGTCGCCCCCGCCATGCTCTCGATGACGGCCGGCCACGCGTAA
- a CDS encoding zinc-binding metallopeptidase family protein yields the protein MKLFTCSNCGNSVHFDNRTCVNCGSRLGFETESLSMKALAPAGGDQWTVIGKTDTAVRFCANAMNDICNWLVPAGSQNTYCVACSYNHIVPVTDNAEGVQRWQKISQAQRHLFYSILRWNLPRPGRDVDPQGGLVFDFLADEVDSNGNVIQAAMTGHEDGLISLRAAEADDATRESIRVSMGEPYRTLLGHFRHEIGHFYFAQLCRDEETLAEARALFGDEREDYAAALQRNYEQGPPADWQNRFISTYASCHPSEDFAECWAHFFHIVDTLETARAFGLSTDPRRHQEMAAEVDFDPYNAQDSQTLVDAWVPLSVALNSIQRSMGQTDSYPFVLSIPVVQKLEFLNRLIHKAGQGNVNMAAQPVQTPAAA from the coding sequence ATGAAGCTCTTTACGTGCAGCAATTGCGGAAATTCCGTACATTTCGACAACCGAACCTGCGTGAATTGCGGATCGCGCCTCGGTTTCGAAACGGAGTCCCTGAGCATGAAGGCGCTGGCCCCGGCCGGCGGCGATCAGTGGACCGTGATCGGCAAGACGGATACGGCCGTGCGCTTCTGCGCCAATGCGATGAATGACATCTGCAACTGGCTCGTCCCCGCAGGTAGCCAGAACACCTATTGTGTGGCGTGCAGCTACAACCACATTGTGCCTGTGACCGACAATGCGGAAGGCGTCCAGCGCTGGCAGAAGATCAGCCAAGCGCAACGCCATCTGTTCTACTCGATCCTGCGCTGGAATCTCCCGCGCCCGGGTCGCGATGTAGATCCGCAGGGCGGTCTGGTCTTCGATTTCCTCGCCGACGAGGTCGATTCCAATGGCAACGTCATTCAGGCGGCGATGACCGGCCACGAGGACGGCCTGATCAGCCTGCGCGCTGCCGAAGCCGACGATGCGACCCGCGAAAGCATCCGCGTCTCCATGGGCGAGCCCTATCGCACCCTGCTCGGCCATTTCCGCCACGAGATCGGCCATTTCTACTTCGCCCAGCTCTGCCGCGACGAAGAGACGCTGGCCGAAGCCCGCGCCCTCTTTGGCGACGAGCGCGAGGATTATGCGGCAGCCCTGCAGCGCAACTACGAGCAAGGCCCGCCGGCCGACTGGCAGAACCGCTTCATCTCGACCTATGCCAGCTGCCACCCCTCGGAAGATTTCGCCGAATGCTGGGCGCATTTCTTCCACATCGTCGATACGCTGGAAACCGCCCGCGCCTTCGGCCTCTCCACCGATCCCCGCCGCCACCAGGAGATGGCCGCCGAAGTCGATTTCGATCCCTATAACGCCCAGGATTCGCAGACCCTGGTCGATGCCTGGGTGCCGCTCAGCGTTGCGCTGAACAGCATCCAGCGTTCCATGGGCCAGACCGACAGCTACCCCTTCGTGCTGTCGATCCCCGTGGTCCAGAAGCTGGAGTTCCTCAACCGGCTGATCCACAAGGCCGGGCAGGGGAACGTCAATATGGCGGCGCAGCCAGTGCAGACGCCCGCTGCGGCCTGA